A genomic region of Thunnus albacares chromosome 2, fThuAlb1.1, whole genome shotgun sequence contains the following coding sequences:
- the ccnh gene encoding cyclin-H isoform X2 encodes MFHNSSQKKHWTFNSEDELEQMRYNANQKFRKKTVESGKPIVSESVFLERHEEDILFRHYEKRLLDFCNAFKPVMPKSVVGTAIMYFRRFYLNNSIMEYHPRIIMLTCAYLSCKVDEFNVSSGQFVGNLLQETPAGQERVLEQILEYELLLIQQLNFHLVVHNPYRPMEGLLIDLKTRYPTLENPESLRKSADDFLTQAAMTDAGLLFPPSQIALTAILNSASRAGLNMESYLTECLGLKDKETLSKTFESMRRMKTLLKRYGLAKPDEVNVYKQKLERIHAEFGTSSSNKRKRGYEEDGHVAKEPRMTEEELTDEDLL; translated from the exons ATGTTTCATAACAGCTCACAGAAGAAACACTGGACGTTTAACAGTGAAGACGAGCTGGAGCAGATGAGATATAATGCCAATCAGAAATTCCGCAAAAAGACTGTAGAAAGTGGGAAG CCTATAGTGAGTGAGTCTGTGTTCTTGGAGCGCCATGAAGAAGACATTTTATTCAGACACTATGAGAAGAGGCTGCTGGACTTCTGCAATGCATTCAAACCTGTAATGCCAAAGTCTGTTGTG GGTACAGCTATCATGTACTTCAGAAGATTCTACCTGAACAACTCCATCATGGAGTACCACCCCAGGATTATCAT GCTGACTTGTGCATACCTGTCCTGCAAGGTGGATGAGTTCAACGTGTCCAGCGGCCAGTTTGTGGGCAACCTTCTGCAGGAGACCCCAGCTGGACAGGAAAGGGTTCTAGAGCAGATCCTGGAGTATGAGCTGCTTCTAATCCAGCAGCTCAACTTTCACCTGGTGGTCCACAACCCTTACAGACCCATGGAGGGCCTGCTCATTGACCTCAAA ACAAGATACCCTACGCTGGAGAACCCAGAGTCACTGAGGAAGAGCGCTGATGACTTTCTGACACAGGCAGCCATGACAGACGCAGGGCTGCTGTTTCCTCCCTCTCAGATCGCTCTGACAGCTATTCTGAATAGTGCCTCAAGAGCTGGACTCAACATGGAGAG CTACCTGACTGAATGCTTGGGACTGAAGGACAAAGAGACCCTCTCAAAAACCTTTGAGTCAATGAGAC GGATGAAAACCCTCCTTAAGAGGTATGGACTTGCCAAACCAGATGAGGTGAACGTCTACAAACAGAAGCTGGAGAGAATCCATGCAGAATTCGGCACAAGTTCAAGCAA CAAACGAAAGAGAGGATACGAGGAAGACGGCCATGTAGCAAAAGAGCCACGCATGACAGAAGAG GAATTGACTGATGAAGACCTGCTATGA
- the ccnh gene encoding cyclin-H isoform X1, whose product MFHNSSQKKHWTFNSEDELEQMRYNANQKFRKKTVESGKPIVSESVFLERHEEDILFRHYEKRLLDFCNAFKPVMPKSVVGTAIMYFRRFYLNNSIMEYHPRIIMLTCAYLSCKVDEFNVSSGQFVGNLLQETPAGQERVLEQILEYELLLIQQLNFHLVVHNPYRPMEGLLIDLKTRYPTLENPESLRKSADDFLTQAAMTDAGLLFPPSQIALTAILNSASRAGLNMESYLTECLGLKDKETLSKTFESMRRMKTLLKRYGLAKPDEVNVYKQKLERIHAEFGTSSSNKKEGAHQGGPICPAPCQSPNVPREWQAYQNKRRSRHFCTNEREDTRKTAM is encoded by the exons ATGTTTCATAACAGCTCACAGAAGAAACACTGGACGTTTAACAGTGAAGACGAGCTGGAGCAGATGAGATATAATGCCAATCAGAAATTCCGCAAAAAGACTGTAGAAAGTGGGAAG CCTATAGTGAGTGAGTCTGTGTTCTTGGAGCGCCATGAAGAAGACATTTTATTCAGACACTATGAGAAGAGGCTGCTGGACTTCTGCAATGCATTCAAACCTGTAATGCCAAAGTCTGTTGTG GGTACAGCTATCATGTACTTCAGAAGATTCTACCTGAACAACTCCATCATGGAGTACCACCCCAGGATTATCAT GCTGACTTGTGCATACCTGTCCTGCAAGGTGGATGAGTTCAACGTGTCCAGCGGCCAGTTTGTGGGCAACCTTCTGCAGGAGACCCCAGCTGGACAGGAAAGGGTTCTAGAGCAGATCCTGGAGTATGAGCTGCTTCTAATCCAGCAGCTCAACTTTCACCTGGTGGTCCACAACCCTTACAGACCCATGGAGGGCCTGCTCATTGACCTCAAA ACAAGATACCCTACGCTGGAGAACCCAGAGTCACTGAGGAAGAGCGCTGATGACTTTCTGACACAGGCAGCCATGACAGACGCAGGGCTGCTGTTTCCTCCCTCTCAGATCGCTCTGACAGCTATTCTGAATAGTGCCTCAAGAGCTGGACTCAACATGGAGAG CTACCTGACTGAATGCTTGGGACTGAAGGACAAAGAGACCCTCTCAAAAACCTTTGAGTCAATGAGAC GGATGAAAACCCTCCTTAAGAGGTATGGACTTGCCAAACCAGATGAGGTGAACGTCTACAAACAGAAGCTGGAGAGAATCCATGCAGAATTCGGCACAAGTTCAAGCAA TAAAAAGGAAGGGGCTCATCAAGGCGGCCCCATCTGTCCGGCTCCATGTCAATCACCAAACGTTCCGAGGGAGTGGCAGGCATACCAGAATAAAAGACGTTCACGCCATTTCTGCA CAAACGAAAGAGAGGATACGAGGAAGACGGCCATGTAG